The Hippopotamus amphibius kiboko isolate mHipAmp2 chromosome 3, mHipAmp2.hap2, whole genome shotgun sequence genomic interval ATTCTATGGTAAATTTTCTCTATAATTCCCCAagcatcaatttatttttaaaatgaattatgccTTAGGCTGATGAATATTTGTTATGTGATATAGATACTAGTCCTCTTGACCAATAAGACAGGTACACTTTTCCTCACCTAGACCATTTTGATTATAAAGTGCTTTCCTGATGTGCTGTTTTCAAAAAGGACTTCAGATTGCTTTCATTTGATTTACCAATTTTCCATAGTGTTTATGTAATTTTTGTGTTCTGCTCACTGCTACTGATTATGTCAGTCAAAGTGAgcctaggtttaaaaaaaataatgttttttattattttttctcatgaGAAAGGATTGAATGTTTATATATAAGTTTTATGGGAGGGACAACACAACAAgctctgaggaaagagaaaacaatgagAAATGCTGATTGAAAGTGTGATTATATAGAATAATAGTCATTATTGCAATCTGTTTTCAACAAACACATTGAGTTTCATGCTGTATCTGCTAGTAGCTAAGTAATGCTGTATCTTGCTTTCAAAGAAGTATATATAGATAGAgataagatatataaatattttcaggtgCATTTAAGGAGAATGAAAATTCAATGACTCTTTAGAGTAcatgttatatattttcttaatatacaaTTGAGAACTGACATCCATATCAAAGGCTGAATATGGGCATGGAACCGACcagatgaatatttttaaagtttatgagaaaaagagaattaggtcatgaaataaaatgttttcacaaatagctcaattttatGATAGGAAGCCAGTAACTGTTACTATATTTCTAATCCCAAAACATTCCACTGGGAAATGAGTTAAACTGGATGAAGACAAATGACTTGCCATGGTTTTAGGTAAGAAGTGATGCTGAGGCAGGATGCACAGTAAAGACCAAGAAGTGTTAGGGATCTCACAAATGAGAAGGAAGGGTGAATCTTTTAACACAATTCCAATTATTGAACATTTTGTATAGCAAgataaaactacaaaattctgcatcaaaatgaagttaaaacacCCTGAATATCTGCAAAATAATATGGATACTATGAAtagacttttttaaataaatttattttgatttttacttattttatttattggctgtgttgggtgttcattgctgtgtgccggctttctctagttgcggagagtgggagccactcttcagttgtggtgcactgacttctcattgctgtggtttctcttgcggaccacgggctctaggcttgagggcttcagtagttgtggcacgtgggctctagagcacaggctcagtagttgtggcacatgggcttagttgctccgtggcatgtgggatcttcccggaccagggatggaacctgtgtcccctgcactggcaggtggattcttaaccactacgccatcagggaagccctatgaATAGACTTTTATTGTTCTTGTGTCTATGCACAACATGTGAAACACTGTTATATTCAGTAATTTATTTTAGTATAACTGttgagttaaaataataaatttcaatatatacccatacagttttatttttatttaatttttcaccaGTTTTCCTCTTGGCATGACATATATCTAACCCTTAAACAGttaaaaaattccttgaaaacatattttgatgGGAGGTGCTAAATTGTGAAAAGTCGTTTAGTCACAGGAGGATGGGAGCCTTTTCATAACTCCTTCCTACTGGaataaactggaagaattccaTCTATGGGGCCTTCCTGCTTCAGAACCTAGATACAGCTactcccttttccccttctttcctatTTTAGCAAACTTCTGGCAACAAAACAGACAACATTTTGTGAGGACAAACACAGCAGTTGCCACACATGCTAGCAGGAACCCAATCACATCCAGAGAGTGGTACTGGAACCAGGTGAGGTTGTGGACGGCTGGCCGCAGGTGCTTGGCTCCTTTGTGGCGCATGACAAACTCGATCCAGAAGACTGCTCTGTCCAGGGGCTTTATAGGCTGATCACGTTGAATGATTGATAACCACACTGCCTTCTCTTTGTATCTGAAGGAAAACCAAAGAGACATCAATTTATAGAATGAGctggaaaagataaatatgtgaaattTCCATGCAGATAGAAGAAATGAGTAGCACATAGAGTGGAAGAAAAATTGATTATTTTCCTCAGAGATGATTATAAAGATCTCAGCTTATGGGCTAGAATTTGTTGAATGTATAGATTTCAAGctatgaggaaaagagagaagatgggagAGGAGAAGCATTTGTAGTCTAAAGAACAGAATACGTTAAATCgtgaaggcaaagaaaaaagaaaagaaaagaaaagaaatacatgattTGAGCATTCAAAGCTTGAGTTATCCAGTAAGGAACTCTTAATACACCTGGAggagaagttttaaaatacaatcaTATTCCAGAGATAGGAGGTAAATCCATGATGAGGTTCAGAGACACGTCCAGGCAGCGCTGGTCAGGAATTGGTTTTGACCTTATTTTAGTGAAGTAGTGAAAGTGTGGAACTTGGTTCAGcttggtttgaatcctgactctggcGCTTATCTTGctgcctgcttttttcttttcttttcctgttttacatTGTTAAATAGAATGCATAGGAATAGTATCTTATCTGATTATTTAGAGGAATAATATACTGATTCTTGGCTGTATTCCTAGTTACAGCAGACTCTCAGTACATGTTTCCTAATGTTGTTGCTTTCCTGTTAGTTGTTTGAGAATATGGCGTGTGCTCAACATTTCACCTTCAGGCTTTGGagttatatttgtttttactgttgaCATGATTATAGACTAACAgacaaggaagaaggaggaataaAGAAATATGGCTCACGGACTGTGAATCACAAAGTGCTATAACATGGCACTGGAGCGATAACAATGGAGGTAACTTCTCTCCCTGTTCTGTAAAAAACACAGGCGGAGCACTGGGTTTTTGAGAGGTGGGCAGTAATCCGGAAACATTTTTGTAATACAATAGGGAAAACTTATAATGAAGAAGTTACTTCATATGTGCAAAGGACTTATTACAGTGTGTAGCATATCATAAACATGCAATATATATTAGCTAATAAATTATCATTTTTGACACCAGctttacattattaaaaatttaaaaaaatacaaggataCTAGAGAGATATACTTTTACATAAAACTGCCaactgaaatatatatttctttaaaaaagtaagaaaaccTTCTTACAGTTTTCATTAAGTGTAATGTTTgtgctaaaattaaaattaaataacaccACTTTTAAAGCACAAATGTCCACTGTGCTATTATTACTAATATattctcaaaatgttttattcCAAAGTCATTATGAAACAAAAGGGGGATAATATATACACCATATTTGTGATATTAATAGTAATAGTATTACTGAAATTAAATCACAAAAAAATTTGGAAAGCAAATGTTTCTGGTTtcagaaaatttgttttttatataggAATATTGCAACACGTCTCTTCaaagtcaattaatttttgattttacAATTCTTCCACATAAGACAAAAACAAGCACAACCTAAACAACTAAGAATGTATCTACATTTGTAAGTAGTATCTACATAGTTGTAACTGAGTAAATTAGAAAATTCTAGATGTTTACCTTTTCTCATTGATGggaacaaaatattagcacagAAAATTTGAGAAGTGTTATTGGGAATTTGAGATGGATTATGTCATGGTGATTTACTGAAAATAAACCATCTTAGAAGAGTTTGAGACATTTGAGTTCACATGCTGAAAGTCGTGTGTAGATGAGTATTCCTATAACATTCATGGTTCCCTACTTTAACTTTGTTGTCAGTGCTTCCTCTTAGTCCTTGTTACCACTGAGTGATTCTTCTCATTCTAATGATtagctcctttttttaaaaaaaaatattatttagtgtttaggctgctttgggtcttcgttgctgggcgcgggctttctctagttgtggtggagCGGggactacttttcattgtggtgtgcggacttctcactgtggtgtcttctcttgttgaggagcaagggctctaggcacgcaggcttcagtagttgtggcacgctggcccagtagttgtggtgcacgggcttagttgctccgcggcaaataagatcttcccggaccaggtattgaaaccatgtcccctgtatCGGCAGgcgaatttttaaccactgcaccaccagggaagtccctaatgatTAGCTCTTTCAAAATTTCTTCACTATCTTTAAAACTCTGACAAACCTATCCCCTACAACCACTGAAAAAACTTAATGTGACACAATAGTGTCGTTAGTAACAGTAGGTTACTAAGGACTGTTTACAAAGCATTGAGCAAATCTTACTCCTCATTGTTTTTACATGAAGACTCCTGCTGCCTACCCTGTTTTCCTATGAGAATTTCTCTAGAAATAgtatatagtaaaaaaaattatactcacGAAGGATTATTAATGACTTGCTTCAATGCACTGAGCAAATCTGTTCTTGACATTGTTTCAAAGTCCAATCTGACAGCTGCTCCCTTGGCCTTTACATGAGCGATGTTATCAGGTTGATCGGCAAACAAAGGAATGCCCACCATAGGGATACCGTGGTAGATGGCCTCATAAATGCCATTGGCTCCACCATGAGTTATAAAAGCTTTGGTTTTTGGATGACCTAGGATTGAGTGAATTTcagtaaaattattaattataaatcttagaaataaaatgagaaatggcaTTAGAAAGCACTGAAAGAAGCAACATCCTTTAGATAATAGATGATTACACACAGGAAACTGCATTTAAATTGGTTTCCGAACTCAGAGCAAGGATTCACTAAGCCTGCTGGAGAGGTAAGTGAAAACTTCATGAAAGAAGTGCTTTGTCACTTGAACTTCACAAATGAATTCAAGATTGGTAGGTGAACAGCTTGAAAGAATAATCTGGGTAAAAGAAACCACATATGCATAAAAAGGAGGGAGGACATGttagaaatatattcttttaaagaaatagtgaAGTCATTTAGTCTGATGAAAAGGGTATTAAAGTGACAGGAAGGGTAATTGTAGTGGCACTGGAACCAGAGGAAGGAAGAGCTACTTTTATCATAAAAGGGGTAATTGCCTCGAGAAAATGTGGATTTTCTCCTACAGAAAATGGAGAGTCACTGGTAATAAAAGACGAGCTGGTATTTTTCAGTGGCATTTAAAATAACCAGAGGGAAAAAGATAGGTGTAAGGAGAGAATTCAGAAACAGAAGAATAATCTACGAAGTTATTTAAAAGTTCAGGTGAGAAGTGATTACAgccaaaacaaagatattttgatTCTGACCATAAGAAATATGAACTGTGTATAATAAAAtgacaattgttatattttctcctattttcatcTATGGctagaagtaaaaataaaggagtaaagttttctttttgagtGTTTCAATAATAAAAACTCGGTAAATTTGTTTCCTGTTCAAGTACTATCACTCTACTCAGCTGTTACTCATGTTTTCGGTATTTGTTCTGCCAAGTCTCACCAAGAAGGTCGTTCTGGGGGATCCACTCATACAGCCGAGTATTGGGTCCTAAAGTACCTGGTTTCTTGCCATCATATCTCCATATAACCTGTTAGGGTAAAGGAAATACCTTATTCCATTCATGGAACTTCAAAGTTATAGCGACAGATTTCTAAAGAGATTAAAAGACATCTAGTTAAACATCTTCCATGttacaggtaagaaaacaagGACAAGAGATCTTAAGTAATGATAACTACTAATGTGCTGATATCAGTAGGAATACCCACATTTTATGGACTTATGTAATTAGGTATGGTATGCAATAATGACATTTCACACATGATGCCATAGAGAAATAAGATTTTGAATgacaaatttaaatgtttaaggaATTGTTACatgttctctattctattccaaaaAACAGTGGCAAATTAATAACCtatacatttattttgctttattttatacactctcattttaaaatttaatagccatttgcttatttctttttgaCTCATAGTAGGGAGTTTACTTATATACACTTGCTAATATAGTTTGTTATCTTATTAgagttttccatctttttttttacaaaaagggAACAGCATGCAATCAGCCACTTAAGAGAATTAATATTTCtgcttatttataatttattagtaACAAGTTAATTAATGCTGTTTAGGAAGTATTAGTTCTTTTAGATTACAAATTGTTAAGCACTACTTCCAAGAAAAGTGAcgattagcaatttttttttaataagactttaatttctatttatttatttatttatttatttattggctgtgttgggtcttcattgctgcacacgggctttctctagttgcggtgagcaggggctactttttgttgcggtgtgcgggcttctcattgctgtggcttctcttgttgcggagcacaggctctaggcacatgggctgcagtagttgcagaacatgggctcaatagttgtggcacacgggcttagttactccgtggcatgtggtatcttcctggggcagggctcgaacccgtgtcccctgcattggcaggcaggtccttaaccaccgcaccacctaggaaggaCGATTAGCAATTTTTGACATGAATCCAGTGTATTACCCACTTTTCTACGTTTGGAAGTTGTTTAAATTTAGAGAAGAAAAGCCCGTCATTAATTTGTAAATAACAATAATACTTTGGAAAAGTTCCAAAATTGTGGTGCTAAAATTTATTCAATTGACCCCAAACACTTCAACAATGAAGCACAAAGCATTCATAGCATTGGCTAATGGTGGTTTCTATGCTCAGTACCAAAATAAGGTACCAATTTTGGAATTCCTATGCAATTCTCATAACTAGATTATGATTTACAGTTGTTTATTTTCTACTTGCTATGTGAATATAAAGTAGGTTCCCAGCAAAAAAATTAGCATAGGTGTTTAGGAGATTACTACGATATCAGATAGTAAACCAAAAAGTAGTTCACAAATATCCAAAGATCCCTGGTGTATTTTATGTATTAGAAAATAAGTTGTTACTCTATCTTatggagaaggaggcagctgAGTCTTTTCCATTCCAGTCTTCCTCATGCTTGACTCCTTCTTAtagtccctctccttcctccatcagGAGGAGTAATGTGATAGGTTCGAAGCAGAGTCCATTAAGGGCCAGACTTTACAGTACACAGGGTTCACCTTAAGAGCAGGACCCCATCTTCACCCTTTTTTTATCTTCCTGCTTCAGACTTTGGCAGGGTCCAGTCAACCAGGGAGGttgatgtttctctttttctaaatcaCTGTGGCTGGATGGGTATCCAGAGGCATGTTGGGGAGCCCTGGCCATCCTTTCTCTGAATAGCACCCTGAAAATCATACTGAATAGGGCTGCTCCAAAATTTAGCGGAAGTAGAAGGGGTTGGGATTACCTGGCAAGTAAAAATTGCATGGCATATTTCAGACTTTTATCAATAATACTTAACATTATGGTACTATTACACCTACTGCTAAAATTTAACTCCTGAGAATACCTGTACGTGTATCATGTCCTCAGGAGTCCTTCTAGGTAAAGGAGCAAATTACACTGCAGAATCTGGTGatttcttttgttgcctatgaTACTATTATAATACCAAAACTCACACTGCAtttcttaaatatatctttttgatTACAATGTTAATCCAAAGTTATTGTCAATCAAAGCACTCTCTGTACTACTTGAGCACCCGCCATGTGTATTTTGGCTTTTATAAATATCTGAAATACGTTGGAGCTATCATAATAGTTTACCTTTCTTGCAGATATTGTCTGTAATAAGATCTTCTGTAGAGTTTAACAGACTTATTAAATAGTTGTCCACCTTTAAGTTACTATATGTACCTTTTGTGGAATCTGGGCAAGGGCTGATGCAATCACATTGGCTCTTTCTTCTGTCATGTTACTGACCATTGACCCCAAAGAAAACACCACAATACCATTTTCTCCAGAGCTCTGCACAAACTCTTCCATTTCCTGTGAAAAAGCATTTGTTCCATCACAAAAGAGCAACAACACAGCAAACATGACTGAAATGATGGCTATGAACTGCTAAAGACAGAAAATCTGGTATAGTCAGGAATTACTAGAGTAGTGACTTGTTacaaaaatgtggtaaaatacacataagataACATTTACCATCTTTATCATTTCTAAGTGTATAGTTTAGTAGGGTTAAGGGTATTCACACTGTGCAACCAACCTCCAGAGCTTGTTCTTCAGGCCAAAACTGTAAGGCTGTGTTCATTAGGAAACTCCGTTTCATCTTTCTCCAGCCCCTAGCAGCCTTCATTCTACTCTACGTTTCTAGAAATTTGATTAGTCTAGATATCTCATAGAAGTtgaattgtacagtatttgtgtCTTTGTGACTGGcatatttcgcttagcataaggttcatccatgttgtgtcgTGTGTCATATTTCCTTTCGAAGGCTGAGTAATTTCAGTTTGTagataccacactttgtttattgctttatctattgatgaacacttgggttgttttgacctcttggctcttgtgaatagtgctttCACAAACACGGTGTGCAACTATCTCAATGGCATcctaatttcaattcttttgtatatatgcccagaagaggaattgctggatcatatggtaattctattttttattttttgaggaaactccatagtgttttcaGCAATGGTTCCTGTTTAACAGACCTCCTCCCTGAGGTCCTTGGGAAGGAGATGTGTGATATGAGGTCATCTTCTTCTATTATGTGTATTTGtgcaaatgtgtatgtgtgtaaaagcaagaaaaaagatacacagtAGTAAGAAGGAGATACAGTTAAACAATGTTATATCAGATTCTTCATCAATAATGCTATTGATTACTAGCATAGATTCTTGGAATGATTTTCCttgcctttaattttttattattatagttctactaaatcatttatttattctaggcagattttctggagaattattttattatagtttaGTCACTAGTATTTCATTTCCCTGCCTATTAGCAATAAGAAAAAGTTATGATTTGAATGACTTTATCATTCTTTCAGCTCAATAATCCTTATATCTTACCTTAAACTTTGTCAATATTTCCCAAACTCTCTCTCTAAATTACTAATCACTGACATTGAGGAGTCTGGTATTGTTATTTGGATGTTCTAGGAAACAGTCCTATGAGTCCTATTTATAACCCAGAGATACACCTGTGTATTTACATACTTGAGTGACCATATTGCTAAGTTTGTTTACACCTTTTACTCTGAAATCAGTGTTGTATGATTGATGTCACAGTAGGATGTGCTACGTGTAGTTCACTTTAAACTAAATAAATTTCCTGATGAAGCTGGATTTGCCTGGAATTGTTTCAAAATTATCCTGTCCAGTGATCCCAGATCCTTgccagttaaaaataattttgtcactTCCTATACTAGAATAAGTCCACATTGCTCAATGTATTCTCctacaaaaaaaatacatgcttgGAATTTTTTCAGAATGATTTTGTCCTGCAGTCCTTCATACTTTACGATATaaaaaatttattactttttgcaTTAGAAAAATTCCACATTGCTTAATGTAGTCTATTGAAAAACATGTAGAGAGGCAAAATTTTCCTGGATATCTAGTCAAAATTATGTacttatcttttaaatttcttttttctgtcttatattcattgttcttttctctctggaaaaTAGTAACCCAACCCTTCcatcataaaaatgtatattttctgaTTATACTTATtgtcataaaacttttttttttttgaaaactatttttaacagaaaaaagaaaagatgaattgGTGTTTTCAGACTTTAACCTTGTAGACTACATCGTATAGAGCATCCTTCAAAAGTATAATTTCTGCCTCATGATATCAGTCTCAACACTAATGTCATTGAACTTTCTTAAGAGTCACATGGTGCATCCAGGTATTATGTGTATTTCCAGTGACCTGTAGCAGCATTTAAAGTTACCTGTCCTCAGTGTTTTGTCTCATTGGCTTGTTATCCAAAGCTGCTTCATCTCTGCTGTGGAAGATGCATCCCTATCGTATTATTGTAATatatcctttctttaaaaattaatcactGATGTGGACTGATTATTCTCATTCTCTGAcatctttatgaaaataatatgagCTCATGAAAAGAGTatgcaaaatatgaaaatttataaaaatgaaataaggtaTACTCTCCATCTAGGGATGTCCTTAGTTTAAAattcatatacttttttaaaaggacGAAATATCTGACATAAAACATTATGTAATTTAAGGCATATAATGTAtcgatttgatacatttatatattgtaataggATTGATTGCCATTTTAATGATAGTTTGCacctccatcatgtcacataattatcatttctttttttttgtggttggAATAATTAAGATTTAGACTCATAGTGCACTTGATGATTATAGTACAATGTTGTTGTCTATATTCACTGTTCTGTACcttagatctctaggacttatttaCTATGAgatgcaagtttgtacccttaaaaaaCATCTCTCTTATtctcccagccctcagcccctggtaaccaccatattactctttatttttacaagtttgaattttttagattacacatagaaaggatatcatacagtatttgtctttctttttcttttgcaaaagatAAGTAAAAATGACAAgctttagctagactaacaaGGAAAGAAGATGACTcgtaaataaaattggaaatggaaGAGGAGACAATACTGATACTGATACAGTTGATATAGTATTCAACTGATATTACAGAAATACATAAGGTCATAAGAAACTACTGTGTagaattatatgccaacaaattacaAGAGATAATCAGGAAGAATTAGGAAACCTGAACAGTCATAATGAATAAAGATATTGAATcggtaatcaaaaatctcccaacacagaaAACCCCAGGATCGGGAGGCTTTGCtgataaattctataaaatattgaaataatatttaatgccAGTACTtcaaaaactcttccaaaaaaattgaagaggagagagggaacaCTTTTAAACTCATTATACAAGGCCagtattaccttgataccaaataGTTAAGGACACTACAAGTAAAGAAAGTTATAAGCCAATATCCaggatgaatatagatgcaaaaattctcatcCAAATATCAGGAAGCCAAattcaacaaaacattaaaagaactGTATCctatgaccaagtggaatttatccttgggatgcaagaatggttcaacataacccaaatcaataaatgtaatacattgcattaatagaataaaagataaaataacttgaTTATCCCAATATAGTCAGAATAACATTTGCCAAGATAACATCCCTTTCTGATAAAAACTGTCACATAATGGGTgcagaaggaacatacctcaacataataaagacaatatatgacaaacccaaagctAACATGCTCAACAATGAAAATGTGAAtgttttttctctaagatcaggaggaagacaaggatgtccactctcacactgagtcaacatagtactagaagttcTAGCTAGAGCAACTaggcaagataaagaaataaaagacacccaaatcagaaaggaagaagtaaaactgtcattttttttgtgtgtgtggatgaCATGATTTTTTGTACAGATAATCCCAAAAACCtgaactaatcaacaaattcagtaaagttgcagtatataaaatcaacatacagaaattagTTGCGTTTCTCTATATAATaatgaaacatctgaaaaaattattccactatgatagcatcaaaaacaagaagataactagaaataaatttaaccaatgaAGTGAAAAATCTGCAGTTATAAATACAAGACTTtgttgaaagaaatagaagaaaacacaaataaacggaaaaacatcctgtgttcatggatcacCAGAATTAATATTAGTAAAATATCCATAGTACCCAAAGCCAAGACATCATACCTCACAATTTCAAATTACCCCCAAAATTATAGTATtaaaaacaatatggtattggcctaaaaacagacaaatagaacAGCGGAAGAGAATGCAGGATCCAGAATTAAAAGCCTGCATTTATAGTCAACTAATATTCGACAATGAAGGCTAGAATACCCAGTGGGGAAATGTTAGTCTATTCTTTCTCT includes:
- the LOC130848930 gene encoding UDP-glucuronosyltransferase 2B18-like isoform X3: MSVKWLSLLLLLQLTCYFSSGSCGKVLVWPVEYSHWLNMKTILDELATRGHEVTVLTSSASILIDSNKPSAIKFEPFPVSLTKDDFENFIKYFIEKWKNIAKDSFWTFFPALKSLFWESSDISMKNCKDVVSNKKLMTKLHKSKFDVVLADAIGPCGRPTTLSETMGKAEIWLIRTYWDFEFPYPLLPNFEFVGGLHCKPAKPLPKEMEEFVQSSGENGIVVFSLGSMVSNMTEERANVIASALAQIPQKVIWRYDGKKPGTLGPNTRLYEWIPQNDLLGHPKTKAFITHGGANGIYEAIYHGIPMVGIPLFADQPDNIAHVKAKGAAVRLDFETMSRTDLLSALKQVINNPSYKEKAVWLSIIQRDQPIKPLDRAVFWIEFVMRHKGAKHLRPAVHNLTWFQYHSLDVIGFLLACVATAVFVLTKCCLFCCQKFAKIGKKGKRE